A window from Bosea sp. ANAM02 encodes these proteins:
- the cobW gene encoding cobalamin biosynthesis protein CobW → MNAPQTTNLGKTSLSKTPCTIITGFLGAGKTTLVRHLLENAQGKKLAVLVNEFGDLGFDGEFLKGCGIAGCSDEDVVELPNGCICCTVADDFVPALEKLLNRPNPPEHILIETSGLALPKPLVTAFNWPAIRSRVTVDGVIAVVDGPAVAEGQFADDPEALAAQKAADASVDHDNPLEEVFEDQILCADLILLNKSDLVDETGRARVKAEIAEHLPKAIKIVETAHGKVEPALIVGLGAAAESDLAARPSHHGEGEHDHDHDDFDSVAVPLPAGLSPEELTARVAKAAEAEGVLRLKGFTAVPGKPMRLVVQGVGRRVGHHFDRPWGASESRDGRLTVIGLKGFDLKAVEAALAGA, encoded by the coding sequence ATGAACGCTCCGCAGACGACGAACCTGGGCAAGACGTCATTGAGCAAGACGCCCTGCACCATCATCACCGGCTTCCTCGGCGCCGGTAAGACGACGCTGGTGCGCCATCTCCTCGAGAACGCGCAGGGCAAGAAACTCGCCGTGCTCGTCAACGAGTTCGGCGATCTCGGCTTCGACGGCGAATTCCTGAAGGGCTGCGGCATTGCCGGCTGCAGCGACGAGGACGTGGTCGAATTGCCGAATGGCTGCATCTGCTGCACCGTCGCCGACGATTTCGTGCCGGCGCTGGAGAAGCTGCTCAACCGGCCGAATCCGCCGGAGCATATCCTGATCGAGACCTCCGGCCTCGCCCTGCCGAAGCCGCTCGTCACCGCCTTCAACTGGCCGGCGATCCGCTCGCGGGTCACCGTCGACGGCGTCATCGCCGTGGTCGACGGCCCGGCCGTGGCCGAGGGCCAGTTCGCCGATGATCCCGAGGCGCTCGCGGCGCAGAAGGCGGCCGATGCCTCGGTCGATCACGACAACCCGCTGGAGGAGGTCTTCGAGGACCAGATCCTCTGCGCCGACCTGATCCTGCTCAACAAGAGCGATCTCGTCGACGAGACCGGCCGCGCGCGGGTCAAGGCCGAGATCGCCGAGCATCTGCCCAAGGCGATCAAGATCGTCGAGACCGCCCATGGCAAGGTCGAGCCGGCGCTGATCGTGGGCTTGGGCGCCGCAGCCGAGAGCGATCTCGCCGCCCGCCCCTCGCATCACGGCGAGGGCGAGCACGATCACGACCATGACGATTTCGACTCGGTCGCCGTGCCGCTGCCGGCCGGCTTGTCGCCGGAAGAACTCACGGCGCGCGTCGCCAAGGCCGCCGAGGCCGAGGGCGTGCTGCGCCTCAAGGGCTTCACCGCGGTACCGGGCAAGCCGATGCGTCTGGTCGTACAGGGCGTCGGCCGACGCGTCGGACATCATTTCGACCGGCCCTGGGGCGCGAGCGAGTCACGCGACGGACGTCTTACCGTGATCGGGCTCAAGGGCTTCGACCTCAAGGCCGTGGAAGCGGCTCTCGCGGGGGCGTAA
- the cobN gene encoding cobaltochelatase subunit CobN, which produces MHLLPTSEIRLDDGEDAVDLALPPGDVLVLSFTDSDLSALAVATRTCTEPPSSWSGLSRPSTSSREHGVQDMDARHKGEHDGQSLTVRLAPLRRLKHPLSVDFLIEKTAAQCRFVLLRCLGGLDYWRYGIEQLGTVCRERGIPLAILPGDDRDDPRLGEHATVPAEFAGELLGYFQAGGGAENMRRLLGRVDGYLATSRDPSSACRHLLPQGEKGQTVPAASFSPCGRRWPGEAETNEGSHDASDFAPFPLPSFFALGTNSLPQTWREALAALPSGQPLVAILLYRSGVAAGDTAMGEAIATALAARGLAPLPLALTSLKDPVVTAELAALIATRKPALIVTTTAFSAREGADFVLDRADCPILQAVPVGSPREAWEASPRGLSAADLAMQVALPEFDGRIGAIPVAFKAEEIDPAIGLAIRRLVPDVEGIAALADLAAGWIALTRKPAAERKLALVMSDYPARGGRAGFAVGLDTPASVTAIRELLAGAGYEVGAATSAVIPGLTRDDDEGTTEGVLLMASLTAGPTTLSIPLATYRNWLDTIPAAARETLLASHGAPETDPTCRDGAFHFRAVRHGHLIVALQPPRDATPDRKARYHDPDAPPGHGYLAFYLALRRMEAIDALIHLGTHGTMEWLPGKAVALSSGCWPRLATGGLPVIYPYVVDDPGEAAPAKRRLSAVTLGHLPPPLAETEAAGETALLRDLVEEFSQAQVLDPRRADIVAGEIRARAEASGLAASCGVAADTEMNEALTRLDAHLCDIAELPFRDGLHVFGHSAIDPVSARNERDNLLTALDGRFVAPGPAGAPHRGRPDVLPTGRNLSTLDPRAIPTRAATRLGQLAAQAVVSRHLQDHGDYPRRVVMDLWASPTLRSGGEDIAHALALMGVESLWDNASTRVTGFSIVPQPKLAYPRLDVTVRISGTFRDTFPGQIALIDQAARAVAALDEPDDWNEPAAARRRGEHGARIFGAAPGRYGAAMADRALDGDWTERAELGGAYLAASDHAYGGPEGVGSADAGFADRIRACDAFIHVSDTAGRDILEASSAADVIGGLAAAAKALGADPALYSLDSANPEAPKARTLAEDIARIVHGRLTHPRWIASQLGHGWRGAAELAEAVDTLFVFAASTDAVVDGLLDAVFQAYCADPQVWAALENANAPAAAAIRSRLAEAARRGLWTSRRNSVGAFLAREAAE; this is translated from the coding sequence ATGCACCTTCTCCCGACCAGCGAGATCAGGCTCGACGACGGCGAGGACGCCGTCGATCTCGCCCTGCCGCCGGGAGATGTGCTCGTCCTGTCCTTCACGGACAGCGACCTCTCGGCGCTGGCGGTGGCGACCCGTACTTGTACTGAACCGCCGTCGTCATGGTCGGGCTTGTCCCGACCATCCACGTCTTCCCGCGAGCACGGTGTTCAAGACATGGATGCCCGCCACAAGGGCGAGCATGACGGACAGAGCCTCACTGTCCGCCTCGCGCCGCTCCGACGCCTGAAGCATCCGCTGTCGGTCGATTTCCTGATCGAGAAAACGGCAGCGCAGTGCCGCTTCGTGCTGCTGCGCTGCCTCGGCGGACTCGACTACTGGCGCTACGGCATCGAGCAGCTTGGCACGGTTTGTCGTGAGCGCGGCATTCCGCTGGCGATTTTGCCCGGCGACGACCGCGACGATCCGCGGCTGGGCGAGCATGCGACGGTGCCGGCGGAATTCGCGGGCGAGTTGCTGGGCTACTTCCAGGCCGGCGGCGGCGCCGAGAACATGCGGCGGCTGCTGGGGCGGGTAGACGGGTATCTGGCAACGTCGAGAGACCCCTCATCCGCCTGCCGGCACCTTCTCCCGCAAGGGGAGAAGGGCCAGACGGTCCCCGCTGCTTCCTTCTCCCCTTGCGGGAGAAGGTGGCCCGGCGAAGCCGAGACGAATGAGGGGTCGCACGACGCGAGCGACTTCGCTCCGTTCCCACTGCCATCTTTCTTCGCACTCGGCACCAACAGCCTCCCCCAGACCTGGCGCGAGGCACTCGCTGCCCTGCCCTCCGGCCAGCCACTCGTCGCGATCCTGCTCTATCGCTCCGGCGTCGCGGCGGGCGACACCGCCATGGGCGAAGCCATCGCCACGGCACTGGCAGCCCGCGGCCTCGCACCCCTGCCCCTTGCGCTGACCAGCCTGAAGGACCCGGTCGTCACAGCCGAACTCGCGGCATTGATCGCGACGCGCAAACCGGCCCTCATCGTCACCACGACCGCCTTCTCCGCGCGCGAGGGTGCCGATTTCGTGCTCGACCGTGCCGATTGCCCGATACTGCAGGCGGTTCCTGTGGGCAGCCCGCGCGAGGCCTGGGAAGCCTCGCCGCGCGGCCTGTCCGCCGCCGACCTCGCCATGCAGGTGGCGCTGCCGGAATTCGACGGGCGGATCGGCGCAATTCCGGTCGCCTTCAAGGCGGAAGAGATCGATCCCGCGATCGGCCTCGCTATCCGCCGTCTCGTGCCCGATGTGGAGGGCATCGCCGCTCTGGCCGATCTGGCGGCCGGCTGGATCGCACTGACCCGGAAACCCGCGGCAGAACGCAAGCTCGCGCTGGTGATGTCGGATTATCCCGCGCGCGGCGGACGCGCCGGCTTCGCGGTCGGACTCGACACGCCGGCGAGCGTGACGGCGATCCGGGAATTGCTGGCGGGAGCGGGATATGAGGTCGGCGCTGCAACCTCCGCCGTCATCCCGGGCTTGACCCGGGATGACGATGAGGGAACGACAGAGGGGGTCCTGCTGATGGCCTCGCTCACCGCCGGCCCAACCACTCTGAGCATCCCCCTCGCCACCTATCGCAACTGGCTCGATACGATCCCCGCAGCCGCCCGCGAAACCCTTCTCGCCAGCCACGGAGCGCCGGAAACCGATCCAACCTGCCGCGATGGCGCCTTCCATTTCCGCGCCGTGCGCCATGGCCATCTCATCGTCGCGCTCCAGCCGCCACGCGATGCGACACCCGACCGCAAGGCGCGCTATCACGACCCCGACGCCCCGCCCGGCCACGGTTACCTCGCCTTCTATCTCGCGCTGCGTCGGATGGAGGCCATCGATGCGCTGATCCATCTCGGCACGCACGGCACGATGGAATGGCTGCCGGGCAAGGCGGTCGCGCTTTCCTCCGGCTGCTGGCCGCGGCTCGCCACCGGCGGACTGCCGGTGATCTACCCCTATGTCGTCGACGATCCCGGCGAGGCGGCGCCGGCCAAGCGCCGGCTCTCGGCCGTCACGCTCGGCCATCTGCCGCCACCGCTGGCCGAAACGGAAGCGGCCGGCGAGACGGCCCTGCTGCGCGATCTGGTCGAGGAGTTCTCGCAGGCGCAGGTGCTCGATCCGCGCCGGGCCGATATCGTCGCCGGCGAAATCCGGGCGCGTGCCGAGGCGAGCGGTCTCGCCGCCTCCTGCGGCGTCGCTGCCGATACCGAAATGAACGAGGCGCTGACGCGGCTCGACGCCCATCTCTGCGATATCGCCGAACTGCCCTTCCGCGACGGTCTGCACGTCTTCGGTCACTCGGCGATCGATCCCGTTTCCGCCCGCAACGAGCGCGACAACCTGCTCACCGCGCTCGACGGCCGTTTCGTCGCGCCCGGACCGGCCGGCGCCCCGCATCGCGGCCGGCCGGACGTGCTGCCGACCGGCCGCAATCTCTCGACGCTCGATCCCCGTGCGATCCCGACGCGCGCCGCCACACGGCTGGGCCAGCTTGCGGCGCAGGCGGTTGTGTCACGCCATCTGCAGGACCACGGCGACTATCCCCGCCGGGTCGTCATGGACCTCTGGGCCTCGCCGACTCTGCGCTCGGGCGGCGAGGACATCGCCCATGCGCTGGCGCTGATGGGCGTTGAGTCGCTCTGGGACAACGCCTCGACCCGCGTCACCGGCTTCAGCATCGTCCCGCAACCGAAGCTCGCCTATCCGCGCCTCGACGTGACCGTGCGCATCTCCGGCACCTTCCGGGACACCTTCCCCGGCCAGATCGCGCTGATCGACCAGGCGGCACGGGCCGTGGCTGCGCTAGACGAGCCGGACGACTGGAACGAACCCGCCGCCGCTCGCCGCCGCGGCGAGCATGGCGCGCGCATCTTCGGCGCCGCGCCCGGCCGCTACGGCGCGGCGATGGCCGACCGCGCGCTCGACGGCGACTGGACCGAGCGCGCGGAACTGGGCGGCGCCTATCTCGCGGCTTCGGACCATGCCTATGGCGGACCCGAAGGCGTGGGCAGCGCCGATGCCGGCTTCGCCGATCGCATCCGCGCCTGCGACGCCTTCATCCATGTCAGCGACACGGCCGGGCGCGACATCCTCGAAGCCAGCAGCGCGGCCGACGTGATCGGCGGCCTCGCGGCGGCCGCAAAAGCGCTGGGTGCCGACCCGGCGCTCTACAGTCTCGACAGCGCGAACCCGGAAGCGCCGAAGGCCCGCACACTCGCCGAGGATATCGCCCGCATCGTCCATGGCCGCTTGACGCATCCACGCTGGATCGCATCGCAACTCGGCCATGGCTGGCGCGGCGCGGCGGAACTGGCCGAGGCAGTCGACACGCTCTTCGTCTTCGCCGCGAGCACGGATGCCGTCGTGGATGGGCTGCTCGACGCGGTCTTCCAGGCCTATTGCGCCGATCCGCAGGTCTGGGCGGCGCTGGAAAACGCCAATGCGCCAGCAGCCGCCGCGATCCGCTCGCGGCTCGCCGAAGCCGCGCGACGTGGGCTCTGGACCAGCCGACGCAATTCCGTCGGCGCCTTCCTGGCGCGGGAGGCGGCGGAGTGA
- the cobG gene encoding precorrin-3B synthase — translation MSARPQEALRRGWCPSTLRPMETGDGWLVRLHPPGARLSLAELRRIAALAAEHGNGLIEISARAHLQIRGVTAESHPLLVERLLAERLVDEHDGDGPQRVTLVSSLAGRDPTALIDAALLAAQIEQRTRAIAGLPAKLAVVVDDGGAQALDEFSGDIRLVGIAAGQAALCLGDCVWRGPVGEGEAAASVETALRRFAALRKAAPDRIRRLRDLSPEALASLTSLPETTFPAPRPRPPRAGLFALEGGRFAALIGLPFGRCAATTLDRLGTAQATSDIRLSPWRGLAFRDLGRTEAESLLGLGGELGLITSDDDPRLAVQACAGSPACSRAEAPAMADAAKLADTAADLLAHGVTLHVSGCVKACAHPAAADLTLAGRDGRYDVVLNGTTRDKPLATLDLSALLTRLQPGQDIHARLKAARSTGSQG, via the coding sequence GTGAGCGCGCGGCCTCAGGAGGCGCTGCGGCGCGGTTGGTGCCCGAGCACACTCAGGCCAATGGAGACCGGCGACGGCTGGCTGGTGCGATTGCATCCACCGGGCGCGAGACTGTCACTCGCAGAACTGCGGCGGATCGCGGCGCTGGCTGCCGAGCATGGTAACGGGCTGATCGAGATTTCCGCCCGAGCCCACCTGCAAATTCGCGGCGTGACGGCCGAGAGTCATCCGCTGCTGGTCGAGCGCCTGCTGGCGGAACGCCTCGTCGACGAGCATGACGGCGACGGACCGCAACGCGTGACACTGGTCTCGTCGCTGGCGGGACGGGACCCGACCGCTCTGATCGACGCCGCCTTACTGGCCGCGCAGATCGAACAGCGCACCCGCGCCATCGCCGGCCTGCCGGCCAAGCTCGCCGTCGTCGTGGATGATGGCGGCGCACAGGCGCTGGATGAATTCTCCGGCGACATCCGGCTTGTCGGCATCGCGGCCGGACAAGCGGCCCTGTGCCTTGGAGACTGCGTCTGGCGCGGCCCGGTCGGCGAGGGGGAGGCCGCCGCGTCGGTCGAAACCGCCCTGCGCCGCTTCGCGGCCTTGCGCAAAGCCGCTCCCGATCGCATCCGCCGCCTGCGCGACCTCTCGCCCGAGGCACTGGCGAGCCTGACCTCTCTGCCGGAAACCACCTTCCCCGCGCCACGCCCACGCCCCCCGCGCGCGGGGCTGTTCGCACTGGAAGGCGGCCGCTTCGCCGCGCTCATCGGCCTGCCCTTCGGCCGATGCGCTGCAACAACACTCGACAGGCTCGGCACGGCCCAGGCGACGTCCGATATCCGGCTTTCGCCCTGGCGCGGGCTCGCCTTCCGCGATCTCGGCCGCACCGAGGCCGAGAGCCTGCTGGGGCTCGGCGGCGAGCTCGGGCTGATCACCAGCGACGACGATCCGCGCCTCGCGGTGCAGGCCTGCGCCGGCAGCCCGGCATGCTCGCGCGCCGAAGCGCCGGCCATGGCGGATGCAGCCAAACTCGCCGACACCGCCGCCGATCTGCTCGCTCATGGCGTGACGCTGCACGTCTCCGGCTGCGTCAAGGCGTGCGCCCATCCGGCGGCTGCGGACCTGACGCTGGCGGGGCGAGACGGGCGCTACGATGTCGTCCTGAACGGCACGACGCGGGACAAGCCGCTCGCGACGCTTGACCTTTCGGCGCTGCTCACGCGATTGCAGCCCGGACAGGATATTCACGCCCGGCTGAAGGCCGCGCGTTCGACGGGATCGCAGGGTTGA
- a CDS encoding precorrin-8X methylmutase, with the protein MSKAYDYIQDGAAIYERSFAIIRAEADLTRFSGAAERVVVRMIHACGMTDLPRDVEMSAGFAEAAQAALRAGAPILCDAKMVANGVTRVRLPANNEVLCTLDDPQVPALAAQMGTTRSAAAMELWRPRLAGAVVVIGNAPTSLFRLLEMLDAGAPKPAAVIGIPVGFVGAAESKEALAKDGRVPFVVVHGRRGGSAMAAAAVNALAQDKE; encoded by the coding sequence TTGAGCAAGGCATACGACTACATTCAGGACGGCGCGGCGATCTACGAGCGTTCCTTCGCCATCATCCGCGCCGAGGCCGACCTCACGCGCTTCAGCGGCGCGGCCGAGCGTGTCGTTGTGCGCATGATCCATGCCTGCGGCATGACCGACCTGCCCAGGGACGTCGAGATGTCCGCCGGTTTCGCCGAGGCCGCGCAGGCGGCGCTCCGGGCCGGCGCGCCGATCCTCTGTGACGCCAAGATGGTCGCCAATGGCGTGACCCGCGTGCGCCTGCCGGCGAACAACGAGGTTCTCTGCACGCTCGACGATCCGCAGGTGCCGGCGCTGGCCGCGCAGATGGGGACGACCCGCTCCGCCGCCGCGATGGAACTGTGGAGGCCCCGGCTTGCCGGCGCTGTCGTCGTGATCGGCAACGCGCCGACCTCGCTCTTCCGCCTGCTCGAGATGCTCGATGCCGGCGCGCCCAAGCCGGCAGCCGTGATCGGCATTCCCGTCGGCTTCGTCGGCGCGGCGGAATCGAAGGAGGCACTGGCGAAGGACGGGCGCGTGCCCTTCGTCGTCGTGCATGGACGGCGCGGCGGCTCGGCCATGGCGGCGGCCGCCGTCAATGCGCTGGCGCAGGACAAGGAATAG
- a CDS encoding precorrin-2 C(20)-methyltransferase, translating to MSGTQKTLLYGVGLGPGAPDLMTVRAREIITTADRLVHFCKRGRRGNARSTADAIIAPDPAREIELAFPVTVEASVGEPDYDGPIATFYEEAAERLAVEMQAGRTLAVLCDGDPFFYGSFMHLWRRLSQRFPTEVVPGVTGMTGAWGEAGAPITWGDDVMTVLPGTLPEAELTRRLADTDAAVIMKLGRNLPKVRRALVAAGLEGRAIYVERATMVRQVVARLADKGDDEAPYFAMVLVPGEGRRL from the coding sequence ATGAGCGGGACGCAAAAGACCCTGCTCTACGGCGTCGGCCTGGGGCCCGGCGCGCCGGACCTGATGACGGTCAGGGCACGCGAGATCATCACCACGGCCGACCGGCTGGTGCATTTCTGCAAGCGCGGCCGTCGCGGAAATGCCCGCAGCACGGCGGATGCGATCATTGCGCCCGATCCGGCCCGCGAGATCGAGCTCGCCTTCCCGGTAACGGTCGAGGCCAGTGTCGGCGAGCCCGACTATGACGGCCCGATCGCGACCTTCTACGAGGAAGCGGCCGAACGGCTCGCGGTCGAAATGCAGGCTGGGCGGACGCTCGCCGTGCTTTGCGACGGCGATCCGTTCTTCTACGGCTCCTTCATGCATCTGTGGCGACGGCTCTCGCAGCGCTTTCCGACCGAGGTCGTACCCGGTGTCACCGGCATGACCGGTGCCTGGGGCGAGGCCGGCGCGCCGATCACCTGGGGCGACGACGTGATGACCGTGCTGCCCGGCACGCTGCCGGAAGCGGAACTCACGCGCCGCCTCGCCGATACCGACGCTGCCGTGATCATGAAGCTCGGCCGCAACCTGCCGAAGGTGCGGCGCGCGCTCGTAGCCGCCGGGCTGGAAGGCCGCGCGATCTATGTCGAGCGCGCGACGATGGTGCGGCAGGTCGTGGCCCGCCTCGCCGACAAGGGCGATGACGAGGCGCCCTATTTCGCGATGGTGCTGGTGCCCGGCGAAGGACGGCGTCTGTGA
- a CDS encoding cobalt-precorrin-6A reductase, with product MTVLILGGTTEAAALDQHLADQAPDIRAIISLAGHTVDPRPSNLPVRTGGFGGVEGLRRYLVEEGIVAVVDATHPFAAIMPFHAEHACKAEGVPLLAIRRESWRPRPGDRWKSVPDIEAAAQALGDAPRRVFLTVGRLELPAFADAPQHRYLVRAIEPIGDRLPVPHVDVIQQRGPFDADDEEDLMRREGVEILVSKNSGGPATVGKLVAARRLALPVVMVERPPKPAVETVDQIDQVLPWLVAQGIFATERGV from the coding sequence ATGACCGTCCTCATTCTCGGCGGAACGACTGAAGCTGCTGCGCTTGACCAGCACCTGGCTGATCAGGCTCCCGATATTCGCGCCATTATCTCGCTGGCGGGCCACACCGTCGATCCCCGCCCGAGCAATCTGCCGGTCCGCACGGGCGGTTTCGGCGGCGTCGAGGGCTTGCGGCGCTATCTGGTCGAGGAGGGCATCGTCGCCGTCGTCGACGCGACCCATCCCTTCGCCGCGATCATGCCCTTCCATGCCGAGCATGCCTGCAAGGCGGAGGGTGTGCCACTGCTGGCGATCCGCCGCGAGTCCTGGAGGCCGCGCCCCGGCGATCGCTGGAAATCCGTGCCTGATATCGAGGCGGCCGCGCAGGCGCTGGGCGACGCGCCGCGGCGCGTCTTCCTCACGGTCGGCCGGCTCGAACTGCCGGCTTTCGCCGACGCTCCGCAGCATCGCTATCTCGTCCGCGCCATCGAGCCGATCGGTGACCGTCTGCCCGTGCCGCATGTCGACGTCATCCAGCAGCGCGGCCCCTTCGACGCCGACGACGAGGAGGATCTGATGCGCCGCGAGGGTGTCGAGATACTCGTCAGCAAGAATTCGGGCGGTCCCGCCACGGTCGGCAAGCTCGTGGCGGCGCGCCGGCTTGCCCTGCCGGTGGTGATGGTGGAGCGCCCGCCCAAGCCCGCTGTCGAGACCGTCGACCAAATCGATCAGGTCCTGCCCTGGCTGGTGGCGCAAGGCATCTTCGCCACGGAACGCGGCGTGTAG
- the cbiE gene encoding precorrin-6y C5,15-methyltransferase (decarboxylating) subunit CbiE — MSPVLRESDVLSSREAPAPWLALIGLGEDGAAGLCREALAALNEAEIVFGGERHIALVGSVPGELRPWPQPFRNALPQILKERGRKVCVLATSDPFHYGIGNSISRAIPAEEMRIIPQLSSFSMACTRMRWPQEECALVSLHGRTLYRIVPHLQPEARILALSWDETTPRAVAELLTARGMGASRIVVMESLGGPQERIRACRADAFNLNDIVPLNLIAVEVAATRDSRILPLAPGLEEEWFAHDGQITKSEVRAITISALAPRGGELLWDVGAGSGSVAVEWCQRHARNRAVAFEAKPERAERIRRNKLELGGLSVEVTGEAPASFVGREPPDAVFIGGGLTEDGLFDAAWAALKPGGRLVANVVTIEGEAKLAALHAEHGGSLRRISIDRLAPVGGKHGWRPAMPVTQWRVEKP; from the coding sequence ATGTCGCCAGTTTTGCGTGAATCGGATGTTCTGTCGAGCCGTGAGGCGCCGGCGCCCTGGCTCGCGCTGATCGGCCTCGGCGAGGATGGCGCCGCAGGCTTGTGCCGCGAGGCTCTTGCCGCATTGAACGAGGCCGAGATCGTCTTCGGCGGCGAGCGGCATATCGCGCTGGTCGGCTCCGTGCCCGGCGAACTGCGCCCCTGGCCGCAGCCCTTCCGCAACGCGCTGCCGCAGATTTTGAAGGAGCGCGGCCGCAAGGTCTGCGTGCTCGCGACCAGCGACCCGTTCCATTACGGCATCGGCAACAGCATCAGCCGGGCGATCCCCGCGGAGGAGATGCGGATCATCCCGCAGCTTTCCTCCTTCTCGATGGCCTGCACGCGGATGCGATGGCCGCAGGAGGAGTGCGCGCTGGTCTCGCTGCATGGCCGCACGCTCTACCGGATCGTGCCGCATCTCCAGCCGGAGGCCCGCATCCTCGCCCTGTCCTGGGACGAGACGACGCCGCGCGCCGTGGCCGAACTCCTGACCGCACGCGGCATGGGCGCGAGCCGCATTGTGGTGATGGAATCGCTGGGTGGGCCGCAGGAGCGCATCCGCGCATGCCGCGCCGATGCCTTCAATCTGAACGACATCGTTCCGCTCAACCTGATCGCGGTCGAGGTCGCGGCGACCCGCGATTCCCGCATCCTGCCGCTGGCGCCGGGGCTCGAAGAGGAGTGGTTCGCCCATGACGGGCAGATCACCAAGTCGGAAGTCCGCGCGATCACGATTTCGGCACTCGCCCCGCGCGGCGGCGAATTGCTCTGGGATGTCGGCGCGGGCTCGGGCTCGGTCGCGGTCGAATGGTGCCAGCGGCACGCACGCAACCGCGCCGTCGCCTTCGAGGCCAAGCCGGAACGGGCCGAGCGGATCAGGCGCAACAAGCTGGAACTTGGCGGGCTCTCCGTCGAGGTCACCGGCGAGGCGCCGGCCAGCTTCGTCGGCCGCGAGCCGCCGGATGCGGTGTTCATCGGCGGCGGCCTGACCGAGGACGGCCTGTTCGACGCCGCCTGGGCGGCGTTGAAGCCGGGCGGACGGCTCGTCGCCAATGTCGTGACGATCGAGGGGGAGGCGAAGCTCGCCGCGCTCCATGCCGAGCATGGCGGCTCCTTGCGCCGCATCTCGATCGACCGGCTGGCGCCCGTCGGCGGCAAGCATGGCTGGCGCCCGGCCATGCCGGTGACGCAATGGCGGGTCGAGAAGCCTTGA
- a CDS encoding cobalamin biosynthesis protein, with protein sequence MTGRIVAGIGIRPGTEAADILACLDQALASAGLAGAQTPRFATLASRVSEAGIVAAAQERAAELVAIPDEALKGFEAACATRSTRIASLYGVGSVAEAAALAAAGPGGELVQPRIATARVTCALARSLA encoded by the coding sequence ATGACGGGCCGCATCGTCGCCGGCATCGGCATCAGGCCCGGCACGGAGGCCGCCGATATCCTCGCCTGCCTCGACCAGGCTCTGGCAAGCGCCGGGCTTGCCGGCGCGCAAACGCCCCGCTTCGCCACGCTCGCCAGCCGCGTCAGCGAGGCCGGCATCGTCGCGGCCGCCCAGGAACGCGCGGCCGAGCTCGTCGCCATCCCTGACGAGGCCTTGAAAGGTTTCGAGGCCGCCTGCGCGACGCGCTCGACCCGGATCGCCTCGCTCTACGGCGTCGGCTCGGTGGCGGAAGCCGCGGCGCTGGCTGCGGCCGGCCCCGGCGGCGAACTGGTCCAGCCGCGCATCGCAACCGCGCGTGTCACCTGCGCGCTCGCCAGAAGCCTCGCATGA
- the cobM gene encoding precorrin-4 C(11)-methyltransferase, translating into MTIHFIGAGPGAPDLITLRGRDLIATSPVCLYAGSLIPKAMLDWCPPGARIVDTAPLDLDAIITEMETAHRAGQDIARLHSGDLSIWSACGEQMRRLDRSGIPYTVTPGVPAFAAAAAVLKRELTLPGVAQSLVLTRTSGRASAMPERETLATFAASGATLAIHLSIHVVEQVVAELTPFYGADCPVAVVFRATWPDETVLQGKLADIAGKVSASALERTALILVGPALAADDFGESALYSIDYDRRFRPRGGQ; encoded by the coding sequence ATGACCATCCATTTCATCGGCGCCGGCCCCGGCGCGCCCGATCTCATCACGCTGCGCGGACGCGACCTGATCGCCACTTCGCCCGTATGCCTCTATGCGGGTTCGCTGATCCCCAAGGCGATGCTCGACTGGTGCCCGCCGGGCGCGCGCATCGTCGACACCGCGCCGCTCGATCTCGACGCGATCATCACCGAGATGGAGACAGCGCATCGTGCCGGCCAGGACATAGCGCGATTGCATTCCGGCGACCTTTCGATCTGGAGCGCCTGCGGAGAGCAGATGCGCCGGCTCGACCGATCCGGCATTCCCTATACGGTGACACCGGGCGTGCCCGCCTTCGCCGCTGCCGCCGCCGTGCTGAAGCGCGAGCTGACCTTGCCGGGCGTGGCGCAGTCGCTGGTGCTGACGCGCACCTCCGGGCGTGCCTCGGCCATGCCCGAGAGGGAGACGCTCGCGACCTTCGCCGCCTCGGGAGCGACGCTCGCGATCCATCTCTCGATCCATGTCGTCGAGCAGGTCGTGGCGGAATTGACGCCGTTCTATGGCGCCGATTGCCCGGTCGCGGTCGTGTTCCGCGCGACATGGCCGGATGAGACGGTGCTGCAAGGCAAGCTCGCCGATATCGCCGGGAAAGTCAGCGCCAGCGCGCTTGAGCGTACTGCTTTGATCCTGGTCGGGCCGGCCTTGGCCGCCGACGATTTCGGCGAAAGCGCGCTCTATTCGATCGACTACGACCGCCGGTTCCGGCCGCGGGGCGGACAATGA